The genomic region TCATTAAATTTCCCACTTATATGTTTTCTTGATGATATTCTATCTTCAAACAATTAAGTAATAAGAATATAGTCACATTAAAAATTCTTTAGCTGTAATTTTAAACATTAAAGTTTTAGGTTGAATGATGACGCAAGATGATATGAAGCGTGCGGCAGCACGAGAGGCGGTAAACCATTTATCTAGAGGCGATATTGTTGGGGTCGGTACCGGCTCTACTGCAAATTACTTTATCGAAGAATTGTCCGTTTGGGGTGGGGCTACTGGAGCGGTGGCCAGCTCTGAGGCAACCGCTTCTCGCCTGCGTGATTGTGGGATTCGTGTTTTAGATCTTAATGAGGTAGGTGCCTTTGGTGTTTATGTTGATGGGGCAGACGAAATAAATCATAAGTTTGAAATGATTAAAGGTGGTGGTGGTGCGCTCACTAGAGAAAAGATTGTTGCGGCTGTAGCTCAGAAATTTATTTGTATAGTTGATAAGAATAAGGTTGTCGATGTTTTGGGGACTTTTCCGTTACCTGTCGAGGTAATTCCGATGGCCAGTGCGCAGGTCGCGAGAGCGATAAGGGGCTTGGGAGGGACGCCAGAATTAAGGAAAGATTTTTTGACGGATAACGGTAATTTGATACTGGACATTCATGGACTGAGTATTAAAAATGCTGTAGAACTGGAGCGGCAGCTCAATAATATAGTTGGCGTCGTTACGAATGGTATCTTTGCGAATAGACCTGCAGATATAATGGTTGTAGGGACAGGAGACGGTGTTCGCGTCTCAAAGAGCTGAATTTATTGAGGTCTTGTAACGGATTCGTAATATTCATCCCGCATTATAAAAGATTTATAATATCCTACGACATTGAAGAAGCGTTAATTTATGAATATTGAGCAACACACATTGAAGAAGTTTGATGCCGAACTCGAGGGTTTGCGTGCTCAGATCTTGAAGATGGGCGGTTTGGTTGAGGAGCAGATTGCTCAAGCATTAAACGCGTTAACGACCGGTGATTTAGCCTTATGCGAGCAGATTGAGGAAGGTGACCATAAAGTCAATGCGATGGAAGTTGATATTGACGAGAAAATAAGTCGCGTCATTGCCCTGCGTCAGCCGGCAGCTGGCGATCTTCGGTTGCTGATGGCCTTTGAAAAAACAATCACTGATTTAGAGCGAATCGGTGATGAGGCACACAAGATCGCACGTATGACAAAACTCATATATACGAATGAACGCATCCGTATGCCTCGAACGAATGAGATACGACATATGTCAGACATCAGCTTGGCCATGCTGAGAAACGCCCTGGATGCTTTTGCCAGACTTGATGCCTCGCTCACAGCTGAAGTGATTGCTAGAGATGACGATGTTGATGAAGAATTCAAGGCCATACTGCGTCAACTAATCACCATGATGATGGAAGATCCGAGAACAATATCTATGTCTATAGAAATGCTATTCATCGCTAAAGCGATTGAGCGTATTGGAGACCACGCAAAGAATATTGCTGAATACGTCATTTATATCGTTAAAGGCAAGGATGTCAGACACTCTCCTAGAGAAGAGGTCGAGCGTCAAGCAAAGAGCTAGATATAGCTCAGATCACCAATAGTTATAACAATGCTTACTCAGTCAACGGGCACAAAACCCTCTGCGCTATCTGCGCCATCCCCGAAGAAGTATTTCTCCGTTTGCTCTTTTAAATATTTTCTCGCTTCAGGGTCTGACAGGTTGAGTCGATTTTCATTGACAAGCATTTTTTGTTGCTCCAGCCAGGTTGCCCAATATTTTTTAGAGACATTTTTGAAAATGCGCTCTCCCAATTCTCCAGGAAAAGGGGGGAAATTCATCGCTTCTTGATCAGGGCCTAATTTGATGCACGTCACAGTTTTAGTCATTTTTTAGTTTGATAGCCATTATTTGATTTCTTTCATATATATTTTTGAGCTTCTCTGATAGTTGTAAAGTTTTGCTTTAGCTCCGGGTAGATCTGTTAAGGTTTTTTTTCTGAAGCCGTTCTCCAAGAACCAATGAGACGATGCTGTCGTAAGGACGAAAACGTGGCTAAGCTTTTGTTTGGAGCAATTTGCTTCGATTTTTCTTAAAAGTCTTTCTCCGACCCCGGCATGTCGAAAGCTCGAGTGAACAGCCAAGCATGCTAACTCACCAATTTTTTCTTTGCTGAATGGATTCAGCGCAACGCAACCCACAATCAGACCATCATGCTCTACAATCGTAAAATTTTGGATTTCTCTTTCTAAATTTTCTCGAGCCCTCTTTATTAAAACACCTTCATTTTCCAATGGTTCGATTAAGCTCAGTATGCCACCAATATCGTCGAGTGTCGCACTGCGAATCGTTTCTAAGGGGTCTCGGCTAATCATTGTGCCGATGCCTTCATGGGTGAATAACTCTATCAATATGCCGCCATTGACTTTGCGGTCAATCACGTGAAGTCGATCAACACCGCCTTCAGAGGCTTTAATTAAACTTGCTCTTATGCGATCTTGCAGGGAGTTTTTTGTTTTATTTTTTGTATGTGATTTGAGTGCCGAGGTAGTGAGCTCTTTGAGAAGATTACCTTTTTTGTCGCTTAACCCCGCTTGGTCACTAAGGTAAATTAGCTTGTTGGCGCTTATGGCAATTGCAACTTCAGTAGCGACATCTTCATGAGTGAGATTAAAAATTTCTCCGGTTGCGGAGTAACCGAGTGGAGAAATCAGGACTAATTCACCGTCATCCAGTCTCTTTTTAATGGCCTCGTGCCTCACTTTCCTCACATCTCCAGAGAAGAGGTGGTCGACCCCGCTGATGACCCCTTTGGGTTGTGCAATGACAAAATTACCAGAGGTGACTCGTATGGGACTTCCTGCAAGAGGGGTGTTGGGAAGACCCATAGAGAGTAGCGCCTCAATCTCTAATCTAAGTCGGCCGTTTGCTTCTTTGACACACGCTAAGGTTTGTTCATCGGTCACTCTAATACGCCCGCTTGACAACACAGGTTTAATTTTTTTGGCTTTTATTGCTCGTTCTATTTGAGGTCTCGCGCCATGAATCAGGACAATTTTAACCCCGACACTTACTAATAAATTGATGTCGTGCGTTAAATCAGTAAAGTTTCCTTCTTCAATAACGTCTCCATCAAAAGCAATGACAAATGTCTGGCCACTAAACATGCGGATGTACGGTGCGGCCGACCGAAACCACATCACGAATTCTGTTGGGGTGCTCATTGGCAGTTCGATAAATTATTTAGGGGTCAGTCTAATGGCGCCATCAAGCCTGATCGTCTCGCCATTGAGCATGACGTTACTAAAAATACTCTGAACAAGTTGTGCATACTCGTACGGTCGGCCAAGTCTCGATGGGAAGGGTACTTGTTGTCCAAGTGAGTCTTGAACGTCTTTAGGCATGCCCATGAGCATTGCTGTTTCGAAAATGCCAGGTGCAATTGTTATGATTCGTATGCCGCTTCGCGAAAGGTCTCTTGCTATAGGTAATGTCATGCCAACAATCCCCCCTTTTGATGCTGCATAAGCTGCTTGACCAATTTGTCCATCAAACGCTGCGACCGAAGCTGTGTTGATGATAACACCTCGTTCGCCATCTGAGTTAGGCTCTTGCTTTGACATGACATCAGCGGCGATTCTGAGCATATTGAATGAGCCTATTAAATTGATGTTGATAACTCGTGCAAATGTTTGAAGTCTGTGCGGTCCATTTTTACCTACAGTTTTTTCCCCTATAGCGATTCCTGCGCAGTTAATGAGTCCCTGTAGCCCACCAAATTTAGACTGTGCTAATGCGATAGTTGCTTCCGCGTGCTCTTCTTTTGTGACATCGCATTCTATAAAGCTCGCAGCGGCTCCGAGCTTTGTCTCTAGGGCTTTCCCAGCCTCGAGGTTCATGTCAGCAATAACTACGCGGCCACCCTGGGCCACTACCATTTCAGCAGTTGCTGCGCCTAACCCAGAGGCGCCGCCAGTAACAATGATTGTGTTATCTTTAATGTTCATATCTGTGCCCTCTGTTTATCTTGATCAAAAACAAGCGACAAAGTATAACTTTTCTGAGTTTAGAAGTCCCCAAATAGTGCTTGTGAGATTGCTACTAGGCTGATGCCGGCGGTCTCAGCTCGCAGTATTCTAGGGCCTAATTTCAGTTCTAAAAAATTATTGGATTTGGCCATCGCGAGCTCTTGAGCAGCGAACCCCCCTTCGGGGCCAATCGTAATGGTGAGTTTTTCTTGATCACGAGGGATATTTTTAAGGGTGTTCGAGCCACTAGGCGAGAGAATAATCTTTGTTTCTTTGATAGTCGTGCTGCATGTGGTTTCGAGATAATCAGCTAGAGATAAAAAGGTTCTAACCGAGGGTACCTTCGTGCGACCACTCTGCTCGCACGCTGCAATAGCCACTTTATGCCAATGCAACTTTTTCTTCTCTAACTGTTGGGCATAAATTTTGAGTGAGCTTCTCTCAGCCTTGAAAACATTAATTTCTTGGACGCCCAGTTCTGTTGCCTTTTGAATCAGCCAATTCATCTTGTCGTTTGACATGACAGATTGGACCAAAGAGATTTTTAGCTTCGGCTCTGGGTTCACATCTGAGAAGTTAAGAATCTCAGCCATACGGCGGTCATTGGAGGCGATGACTAATTTTGCTAAATATTCACCACCACTCCCATCAAATAAATAAAAGAGCGCGCCTTCTTTCAATCTCAATGATGATTTGGCATGATTTTCTATGTCTTTAGGGAGCTCCAGTAGGATCTCGTCTTCATTAATTTTTCTGGGAAAATAAAATCTAGCGCCAGATTTTGGCTGTTTCGTATTGTGGTTTAAACTCATGACAAGATTCAAGGGTAAGATGATTCTATGATCGTACGCGAAATGCAGGCTTTGAGTGATGAGGGTAGAGTCACTAAGGTCTTTAATAGCGTCCCAACACTCATGGAAATATCAAGACGAGTTAAGTTTGCCCTTAGGTTTCGTTTGACATGTCAAAATTTAGCGCTACTGCAGTCCTAGATCAGCTGACTGATCTGGTTAAACGGATCTCTGAAAAAGAGATTATCCCTAATTTTAAACGATCTACCCACGTTCGTAAAAGTGATGGAAGTCCGATATCCCCTATAGACGCTGCAGTACAGTCTGCTCTAGAGGATAGCTTGCCGAAAATATTGAATGTGCCGGTGCTGGGCGAGGAAATGCCCGCAGATAAGCAATCTCAAATCTGGGGGTTGCGCGATTCCGGAATATGGTGTGTGGACCCGATTGATGGGACTACTAATTTTGTTAATGGCATTCCATACTTTGCGGTGTCGATTGCATATTTTTTGTCTGGAAAACCTACCCTGGGGTTAGTTCTTAATCCAATCAGTGGAGAAATTTTTACTGCGGAAGAAGCGGGTGGTGCGTACCTTGGAGATCAAAATTTATCGGACAATACTTCTCAGCATGCAACGCTAAAAGATTGTGTTGCTAGTGTTGACTTTAAAAGATTGCCGGAAGCTCTGAGGATGCGCTTAGTTTCCTCGCCGCCATATGCGTCTCAGAGAAATTTTGGTGCGGCTAGTCTTGAATGGTGTTATGTCGCATCAGGCCTATTCGATGTTTACGTGCACGGCAACCAGAAGGTTTGGGATTATGCGGCTGGCGCCTTGATTCTTTCTGAAGCGGGGGGTGTGATGTCATCTTTTGTGAGTACGAAAGAGTTCTTTTGGGCCAGTGATCTACTGTCGCGACCGGTTATTGCCGCGCGCGACCCTACTATTTTTGAGGATTGGTCGAATTGGTTGCATATTTCGTTGTAGTAGAGCCCCTTCTGAGTGATGTAAGTCTTTGTTTGTTGACGGCAAACCGGGAAATGGGTATCGTAGAAGGCTTTATTTTTAAAAGCGTAATCGCTGGGTGCATTCATGGAAATGATTGGGGGGCAAGTCGCCGAGTTATCGGGGGCTGAAATTGTTTCGCGCTGTTTGGCGGAGGAAAAAGTTGAATTCTTGTTTGGGTATCCTGGTGGAGCAGTGCTACCCATTTATGACGAGTTATTCAAACAAGATAAAGTTAAGCATATTTTAGTGCGTCACGAACAAGCTGCCGTGCACGCCGCGGACGCGTTTGCGCGGGCCACTGGTAAAGTGGGGGTCGCCCTGGTGACTTCTGGTCCAGGGGTTACCAATGCGATCACTGGTATTGCTACGGCCTATATGGATTCTGTCCCTATAGTAGTGCTTACAGGTCAGGTGCCAACTAAAGCCATTGGTGAAGATGCTTTTCAGGAGGTTGATACCGTTGGGATTACCCGACCCTGTGTCAAACATAATATCTTGGTTAGGCGTGCGGCGGATATTGCCCCGGCTATAAAAAAAGCATTTTATTTGGCGGCGACGGGCCGACCAGGCCCAGTTGTTGTAGATATTCCTAAAGATATAACGCAGGATAAAACTAATTATTTTTATCCTGATACTGTTTCTTTGCGATCCTATAACTTAGTAACTCGAGGTCATTCTGGGCAAATAAGAAAAGCCGTTGAATTGTTGGTATCGGCCAGGCGCCCGATGATTTATACGGGTGGCGGGATCATTATGGGTAACGCATCTGGGCTGCTTGCTCAGTTGGTCCGCGCCCTAGGTTATCCGTGTACGAATACGTTGATGGGCCTCGGTGGGTTCCCCGCAACAGATCCGTTATTCTTAGGTATGTTGGGCATGCATGGCACTTATGAGGCCAATATGGCGATGCAAGATTGTGATGTGTTGTTAGCCATTGGTGCACGGTTTGACGATCGAGTTATTGGAAATCCTGCTCATTTTATGAGTGTTGATCGTAACATTATTCACGTCGATGTGGATCCCTCATCAATATCAAAGCGTGTGAAGGTTGACGTTCCAATTGTTGGTGATGTAAAAGAAATTTTGAAGGTGATGCTCCAGTACATTGATGAGCTTTCAGCAAAATCGGGTAAGCCTGATATACAGGCATGGTGGCAGCAAATTTCAGAATGGCGAGAAAAAGACTGTTCGAAATTTACCTTATCAGATGAGGTCATTAAACCTCAGGCAGTCGTGCAAACATTTTATGAGCTCACTAAACATGAGGACGTATTTGTCACGTCTGATGTAGGGCAACATCAGATGTGGGCCGCGCAATATTTTAAATTTGATCGGCCAAGAAGATGGATCAACTCCGGAGGCCTTGGCACCATGGGGGTTGGTCTACCTTACGCTATGGGTGTTCAATTTGCTTATCCGGATGCAACTGTTGCGTGTATCACGGGTGAGGCGAGCATACAGATGTGTATACAGGAACTCTCCACAGCGAAGCAATACAGTTTGCCGATTAAAATCATCACCTTAAATAATCGCTACTTGGGTATGGTCCGGCAGTGGCAGGAATTTTTTCATGGGAATCGTTATTCCGAATCGTATGTGGATGCACTTCCAGACTTCGTTAAATTAGCCGAGGCTTATGGTCACGTCGGTATGCGTATTGAAAAGCCATCAGATGTAGAGGGTGCACTCAAGGAGGCGTTAGCGCTTAAAGATCGGTTAGTCTTTATGGATTTCATTACCGATCAGGCTGAAAATGTTTTTCCGATGATCCCTGGTGGAAAAGGGCTATCGGAAATGATTCTTGAATGATATCCCTGAATAAACTTTTTATCTAATTAAGGCAATTACCATGAGGCATATTCTTTCATTGCTTTTAGAGAATGAGTCGGGCGCTCTTTCGCGAGTTGCGGGCCTCTTTTCGGCGCGGGGATACAATATTGAATCTTTGACGGTAGCTCCTACAGAAGATCCATCGTTATCGCGGATGACGATCGTTACTATAGGGTCGGACGAAGTGCTTGAGCAAATTACGAAACAGTTAAACAAACTTGTGGATGTGGTGAAGGTCATTGACCTCACGGAGGGCAGTCATATTGAGCGAGAGTTAATGCTCGTAAAAGTGCGAGCTGTGGCGAAGGATCGAGAGGAGATGAAGCGTATTTCCGACATATTTAGAGGGCGTATTTTAGATGTTACGGATAAAACGTATACGATTGAGCTGACTGGGACCGGAGCGAAATTGGATGCTTTCTTTGATGCATTGGATCGAGAAGCCATTCTTGAAACGGTTAGGACGGGAGCATCAGGAATAGGGCGGGGTGATCGCATCCTAAAGGTCTAAAAAAAATTGACTTAACAATAACGTAATACATTTGTTGCGAGGTAACTATGAAAGTTTTTTACGATAAAGACGCAAATATACGGCTCATTAAGGGCAAAAAAGTGACTATCCTTGGATATGGGTCCCAGGGGCATGCACACGCACTCAATCTTAAAGATTCAGGTGTTGCTGTCACGGTGGGTTTGCGAAAAGGCGGAGCATCTTGGACCAAAGCTAAAAAGGCAGGTTTTGTGGTGAAGGAAATGGGCGCTGCAGTAAAAGGGGCTGATGTGGTGATGTTGCTTTTGCCTGATGAGAATATCGCTGAAGTTTTTGAGAACGACGTGAAGTCTAATATCAAAAAGGGAGCTGCGGTAGGTTTCGCTCACGGATTTAATATACATTTTGGGCAGGTCAACCCAGCTAAAGATATTGACATCATCATGGTTGCGCCAAAAGCGCCGGGACACACAGTGCGGTCTACTTACGTACAGGGGGGTGGTGTTCCTTGCTTAATTGCTATTCACCAAGACACATCTGGACTAGCAAAAGACGTATCTTTGTCCTATGCCGCAGCTATTGGTGGAGGTAAGGCTGGAATTATTGAAACCAATTTTAGGGAAGAAACAGAGACAGACCTCTTTGGCGAGCAAGTTGTTTTATGTGGCGGCACCACCGCACTAATTCAAGCTGGATTTGAGGTGTTAGTTG from Pseudomonadota bacterium harbors:
- the rpiA gene encoding ribose-5-phosphate isomerase RpiA, translating into MTQDDMKRAAAREAVNHLSRGDIVGVGTGSTANYFIEELSVWGGATGAVASSEATASRLRDCGIRVLDLNEVGAFGVYVDGADEINHKFEMIKGGGGALTREKIVAAVAQKFICIVDKNKVVDVLGTFPLPVEVIPMASAQVARAIRGLGGTPELRKDFLTDNGNLILDIHGLSIKNAVELERQLNNIVGVVTNGIFANRPADIMVVGTGDGVRVSKS
- the phoU gene encoding phosphate signaling complex protein PhoU, with the translated sequence MNIEQHTLKKFDAELEGLRAQILKMGGLVEEQIAQALNALTTGDLALCEQIEEGDHKVNAMEVDIDEKISRVIALRQPAAGDLRLLMAFEKTITDLERIGDEAHKIARMTKLIYTNERIRMPRTNEIRHMSDISLAMLRNALDAFARLDASLTAEVIARDDDVDEEFKAILRQLITMMMEDPRTISMSIEMLFIAKAIERIGDHAKNIAEYVIYIVKGKDVRHSPREEVERQAKS
- a CDS encoding oxidative damage protection protein, whose product is MTKTVTCIKLGPDQEAMNFPPFPGELGERIFKNVSKKYWATWLEQQKMLVNENRLNLSDPEARKYLKEQTEKYFFGDGADSAEGFVPVD
- the argA gene encoding amino-acid N-acetyltransferase: MSTPTEFVMWFRSAAPYIRMFSGQTFVIAFDGDVIEEGNFTDLTHDINLLVSVGVKIVLIHGARPQIERAIKAKKIKPVLSSGRIRVTDEQTLACVKEANGRLRLEIEALLSMGLPNTPLAGSPIRVTSGNFVIAQPKGVISGVDHLFSGDVRKVRHEAIKKRLDDGELVLISPLGYSATGEIFNLTHEDVATEVAIAISANKLIYLSDQAGLSDKKGNLLKELTTSALKSHTKNKTKNSLQDRIRASLIKASEGGVDRLHVIDRKVNGGILIELFTHEGIGTMISRDPLETIRSATLDDIGGILSLIEPLENEGVLIKRARENLEREIQNFTIVEHDGLIVGCVALNPFSKEKIGELACLAVHSSFRHAGVGERLLRKIEANCSKQKLSHVFVLTTASSHWFLENGFRKKTLTDLPGAKAKLYNYQRSSKIYMKEIK
- a CDS encoding 3-hydroxyacyl-CoA dehydrogenase; amino-acid sequence: MNIKDNTIIVTGGASGLGAATAEMVVAQGGRVVIADMNLEAGKALETKLGAAASFIECDVTKEEHAEATIALAQSKFGGLQGLINCAGIAIGEKTVGKNGPHRLQTFARVININLIGSFNMLRIAADVMSKQEPNSDGERGVIINTASVAAFDGQIGQAAYAASKGGIVGMTLPIARDLSRSGIRIITIAPGIFETAMLMGMPKDVQDSLGQQVPFPSRLGRPYEYAQLVQSIFSNVMLNGETIRLDGAIRLTPK
- a CDS encoding 16S rRNA (uracil(1498)-N(3))-methyltransferase — protein: MSLNHNTKQPKSGARFYFPRKINEDEILLELPKDIENHAKSSLRLKEGALFYLFDGSGGEYLAKLVIASNDRRMAEILNFSDVNPEPKLKISLVQSVMSNDKMNWLIQKATELGVQEINVFKAERSSLKIYAQQLEKKKLHWHKVAIAACEQSGRTKVPSVRTFLSLADYLETTCSTTIKETKIILSPSGSNTLKNIPRDQEKLTITIGPEGGFAAQELAMAKSNNFLELKLGPRILRAETAGISLVAISQALFGDF
- a CDS encoding inositol monophosphatase family protein, yielding MSKFSATAVLDQLTDLVKRISEKEIIPNFKRSTHVRKSDGSPISPIDAAVQSALEDSLPKILNVPVLGEEMPADKQSQIWGLRDSGIWCVDPIDGTTNFVNGIPYFAVSIAYFLSGKPTLGLVLNPISGEIFTAEEAGGAYLGDQNLSDNTSQHATLKDCVASVDFKRLPEALRMRLVSSPPYASQRNFGAASLEWCYVASGLFDVYVHGNQKVWDYAAGALILSEAGGVMSSFVSTKEFFWASDLLSRPVIAARDPTIFEDWSNWLHISL
- the ilvB gene encoding biosynthetic-type acetolactate synthase large subunit, which codes for MEMIGGQVAELSGAEIVSRCLAEEKVEFLFGYPGGAVLPIYDELFKQDKVKHILVRHEQAAVHAADAFARATGKVGVALVTSGPGVTNAITGIATAYMDSVPIVVLTGQVPTKAIGEDAFQEVDTVGITRPCVKHNILVRRAADIAPAIKKAFYLAATGRPGPVVVDIPKDITQDKTNYFYPDTVSLRSYNLVTRGHSGQIRKAVELLVSARRPMIYTGGGIIMGNASGLLAQLVRALGYPCTNTLMGLGGFPATDPLFLGMLGMHGTYEANMAMQDCDVLLAIGARFDDRVIGNPAHFMSVDRNIIHVDVDPSSISKRVKVDVPIVGDVKEILKVMLQYIDELSAKSGKPDIQAWWQQISEWREKDCSKFTLSDEVIKPQAVVQTFYELTKHEDVFVTSDVGQHQMWAAQYFKFDRPRRWINSGGLGTMGVGLPYAMGVQFAYPDATVACITGEASIQMCIQELSTAKQYSLPIKIITLNNRYLGMVRQWQEFFHGNRYSESYVDALPDFVKLAEAYGHVGMRIEKPSDVEGALKEALALKDRLVFMDFITDQAENVFPMIPGGKGLSEMILE
- the ilvN gene encoding acetolactate synthase small subunit, whose product is MRHILSLLLENESGALSRVAGLFSARGYNIESLTVAPTEDPSLSRMTIVTIGSDEVLEQITKQLNKLVDVVKVIDLTEGSHIERELMLVKVRAVAKDREEMKRISDIFRGRILDVTDKTYTIELTGTGAKLDAFFDALDREAILETVRTGASGIGRGDRILKV
- the ilvC gene encoding ketol-acid reductoisomerase, with translation MKVFYDKDANIRLIKGKKVTILGYGSQGHAHALNLKDSGVAVTVGLRKGGASWTKAKKAGFVVKEMGAAVKGADVVMLLLPDENIAEVFENDVKSNIKKGAAVGFAHGFNIHFGQVNPAKDIDIIMVAPKAPGHTVRSTYVQGGGVPCLIAIHQDTSGLAKDVSLSYAAAIGGGKAGIIETNFREETETDLFGEQVVLCGGTTALIQAGFEVLVEAGYAPEMAYFECLHELKLIVDLIYEGGIANMRYSISNNAEYGDITRGPRIINEESKNEMRRILKEIQTGVYAQEFLLENKTRNTKLTSIRRIAEEHQIEEVGSKLRAMMPWIKANRLVDKSKN